Genomic DNA from Chaetodon trifascialis isolate fChaTrf1 chromosome 19, fChaTrf1.hap1, whole genome shotgun sequence:
tgagaaggagaaggaaaagaaggacaAACCAGAGAAGGGCCACTGTTTCTGGGAGAGCGTCACCATGACGATGAGGCAAATCTCACCCACCAAAAAACTGGAGAAGATGGAGGGCTGGGAGCCGCCTCGCCTGGAGAACTTGACTGAGACTGGGACTGAAGAAGCCCCAGAGGATAAGAGCCAAAAAGGGGACTCGCCAGTGTCCTTCGCCGACTCTCTAGGCCTCCCATTGGAATTGGCCTCCTGGGCAGGCCGGGGTCTTGAGGAGGACTCCTCCCGCTATGCTAACCTGTCGGACTCCAAGGATTCAACAGCCGCCGTCAGGTGGACAGCCCGCGCCAAAGTCAAGCTGGCCGGCATCAGCAGGATGAGCAGAGGGATTGTGTCAGAGAGCGCTTGGGAGGGCTTTAAATAGTAGCCATTTTAACTTTGACACCTTCCCTCTTCACCCATGTACCATCAATAAAGATGAAGACCTGAACCAAATATCTGCTTGTCTCTGTAGTCTAGTTCAGGACGAAGCCAGTGTTAATTCCAACTGGTATTGAGACGCTGTAGTCAAGCCATGAACATGAGAGTCAACACATGACGTTTGTTCTTCTTATTATTTGAACCTTTAAGTCCTTGAAAACTGTATATGTCAGCTTGATCAAGGGGCCGTCTTGGCACGACTGCCACTTCTGAATAGTtgacataaacaaataaaagcctTAAACTACTGTACCATTTTAACTGTGATATCCACCGGCCTGAGTTCAGATCATCTATATTGCCAAGATATGAGAAGAATGATTTTATTATTGTGGCTGTCGATAGTAGAGAATCACTGAAGAATATGCAAACCTGCTGCTGAAGACTTGATGTTGGTTTCCACTTCCTCTCTGAGGGAAGAATGTGAGTCTTAGCTGAGACTTATACATAAATAATGGGCTTAAAATCTGTGCAatcatgtttgtatgtgtgtgaaagaggggttaaagaggagaggaggtgagttTGTGGATTGACATGCACCCACGTTTGTTTTAGTGAATCGCAGCTGGCGTGGAAAAAGGAGATGTGACGCTCTGTTGTTGTGTTAGGAACATGTGGAGGTGAGAAATCAAAGCAACCCCCAGTGTCATAGACTGATACATGTTCAAATCTGATGCTGAGTAATGTTTATATGTGTGATGATCAAAGGCCAAACTCTGTGAAAAGCAGTGAGTCCACGCATCTGTGAAGTGCCTTTTATCAACACAATGACACcatgcatttactgtaaatttGAACTAGACCAAATCAGAGCACAAACCTGCTGTGCTCATCACAATGTCTACTCGGGTGCAGGTGGGtcatcccagcatgcatctgtGCTGTACCAGCCTTTGAAATACTTCCCGGTTTCCAGTTACAAACCAGATGTCATTGGGTTAGTGTGCTACATTATAAAAAGCTGGTCAGTCGCTTAAAGCATATCTTTATATTGTATAAGACTGAGACAATGTAGAGTGTTAGTTATGAGTTATGAGAAACTTCATGCCACTGGTCTTTGCTTTAATCTGTCAACTGAAATCCTTTGATACTGAAGTCTGCTTCACTGCAGCCAGATGTGTACACAGATACAGGTCCACTTCCAGGGATGCCTGTATCCTGTATTTATTCACTTAAAGGCTTGGTCACATTTTCTCAAGCAGAATAAAGATTTAGTTTGACTGTGTGGCTCTACTTCTTTCAACAGTTTGCAGTCCTCGACACCTTGATTTACCGGACTTTGCTGATATCGTGGCCAAAACAGAAAGTCTACCAAAGTTCTTCATCAGCAAGCATTTAGAAGTGCACAGTTCCCACAGAAATTATCattctgttaaaaaacaaaaacaaaaaatgctttGCTTCAATTTCCAAATCTTGAAATTTTGCACTATTTTGTGACAAAAGTCAATTTTAGAATCTGTCGTCTTGTGCAGAACAAGTGACTTCCCATTGAACCACCTTCAGAAAAACTGAGGCTAGAACATAatagattatatataatattaataactGCTCCTGTGCTCAGTGACAAacatttttccttgatgtttAGGTGAAAAGACATTTATATGCACATCGAAGCAGGGGAAACTACAATTAGGTCAAGTCTGAAAAAAGCGATGATgcagcataaaatgaaaaacagaaacaggtttttagaaatatttaattactgTATAGCTAGTTCCTGTCCCATATAAGTCATGATAGTACCATAAAGTATGGGAACAGCAAAGGAATATTACAAAAATTGGAGGAAGGATACAAAACTTTCCCCATAAataatgttttacatttcttcTGTAACTTGACACTTTTGACAAAAGTAGATTGTAAAAACTTGTACGGCTAAAggatttttacattattttctcTTAGTGTCGACGCTTCCAATGTACACAGAGCACAGATTCACAAAGGACAACATACAGTCTGGAAACGGAGACTCGAACACGACATGCTTTCAGTTATTGCAGGAAAGTACCACGTAAACAGAACAGggcaaaaagcagaaaaattcAACCCCCTTAAATTGACAATGCATGAGTCGTCTTAGTCTGCCACAGTAAATGTTGACCTTTTGTCAATTAGAAAAAACACTACCTATTACCTACCATAAACATGCTACAACAACTTTTATATATCACCCATGAATAACATTCTTAAAATCAACACATACACGTTTCATCGTCCCTTTTGGAAACACTTGTGCGTaaggaaatgaagaaataaaaaaagtcatCTCTTTCAGTTGAAGCCCTTTGTGTTCGCGTAAACGACATCAAGGTCTCGTACACACTCTTGGCTTGGGAGTGAGGTCAAACGGACGCTTTATTTGAAGAACGTGGCGGCTTTAGAACTGGAAGAGGTCAATAAAGTGCTGCGGAGAGATGGGCATGAGGCAGCTGTCTGGGTCGTTGGCTGTGCATGGATGGCCACAGTCCTGGAACACAgtcaaaaaacactttattaGAAAGGAAGGGGACCAGGGGACCAGAGGAGCGGCTTTGCATACACTTCACATAAAGCCACTCGATGTGGGACAGTGTCTCATGCAGACTGCATGT
This window encodes:
- the LOC139347639 gene encoding testis development-related protein, with translation MFKKSKSKVLVDYASEEDDMSWHYHHSYKDKDIEGEEEEEDAVSAVSKEAKVKKIMSKKERKEKKMFSSKDDEHFLLTGVKLADRRGSHKKIKDDEKEKEKKDKPEKGHCFWESVTMTMRQISPTKKLEKMEGWEPPRLENLTETGTEEAPEDKSQKGDSPVSFADSLGLPLELASWAGRGLEEDSSRYANLSDSKDSTAAVRWTARAKVKLAGISRMSRGIVSESAWEGFK